The genomic region AACAACAAATTAATTCATATTTATTACTTTCAATAGTTGCGTCTGTGGAATAGTTCTTCATGATGAATTATATCAGTTAGAgctaataattgaataatcatgATAGATTCAGTCACTGATTTCATCATTAAAGGTTCttcacaaaaaattttaagacaGTTTTGGTATTTCCAGAATAATTACCTATATTACACTGGTCAGCATGATGGGTGCAGTCACCTGTTATTATCTGAAAGTAAATTATGCTCAAATAGATTTGCAATGTTTTGAATAAATGGGAATCTTAATTCGTGATTTCAATTCAGTGGTAGTGACGAAACATTGAATTTTACATAGATCGATTCAATTATAGTTAATgcatcattaataattttataaggGTGAGCCTTATAATGATCAGGAACTATGGAATGCCTAAATTGTAAATACCATTGAATATGTGGCGAAGTCAACAGCAGCACTCAACTTTTTCAATCATTAGGCTCTCTCTATtctggaaaagaaaaattatatatctATATAGCGATGTGCCGTGGCTCTTAAAAAATAGTTTCgagttaaaaaatatatcagatAGGAGCGAAAGACATTGCTACGTGTGTACATCAAAGTTCATCAGTTGAACTATGAAATCATCATTTAAAACACCAGCCACTGTTATCATAGACTCTATAGGAAATATCTAACGCCAATGATTGTAAGTAGTTCAGATTAATCTTATCGATTTCAGCACTTTTAACAATAACTTGACAAATATAAATGTGGGCATTTTGTTTTAGGAACATTGCAATTCCGAAGTGAAAAATCCCTTCattttaatgataaataaaaattaccgttGTACGCATGGCGATGCCAACAGCAGCACTGAACTTCGTTAATCATGAGGATTCCCTCCATTCTGGAAATAAAATATGGAATTAGATATAATGGATATTTATAAGATGTTGACAAATgtttgatcaaaaaattatatcagaTAGGAGCGAAAGACATTGCTACGTGTGTGCATCAATATTCGTCAGTTGAACTATGAAATCATcatattaattcattatttccgattttttaaatacttttCAGCATAAAGTAATAGATACATACTCATGATATTGTGGTTTTCTGTTCTCACTCCATCAAATTTGATTCCCTGATTTGatctggaataaataaatgatgaatttaGATTCGAATGTCTCAAGTTTAGATTATTCGATTTGGTAGTAATCATAAATCAGATAGGAGCGAAAGACATTGCTGTAGTATAGCATCAAAGTTTCTCAGCTGAACTATGAAATCATCATTTAAAATGTTCTTATTAGACATACAAGAAATAAACTTTCCATCTTTTTAACATACCTCTATCCATGATAGATTTTTCATGGCTTCTTGAAAGTAGCTTGGACGAAAATTCTGGGGACGTCAATGTTTTCTTTCAAATTGATTGTTCGTCTCTGAACATACATACAAGTCACCATTTCAAACCCACTTGCTTGGAATATTTCTTCGACTTCTGATGTGGAAAAATAGTAACTTCTACAAATTCACCAAAAACAAAGTATTAGCAAAATTGACTGAGTACTTGGAAAAATAACTTCCAAATACCTTACCTTGTTCCATCTTGTCTCATGTAAAAATTGTCCGCGATCTTATTCCCAGGCCTGAATCTTAACTGAGCCATGTCGTAAAGTCCATAGTCTCGAAATAGAACAGTTCCTCCGCTCTTGAGTATTCCAAAGAGATTCTTGGCAACACTAAAAATTGATTGACCATTATAATTCACATTATGGAGAAGTGAAAGAGATATAAAAGACTTTCtaacattaattaaataatttacaattggaatttttgaggATGGATTGCagataaaacaaatatcagtGTGGCTACATCAACCCTGCTGGTGATTTCAGAGAAACAGTTATCAGTAGTAACATCTGCCTGGAAGGCTTTTATTCTGTCTGGATCGTACAGTTTGTGTCcctaaaaaaaagttaatagCACGATAATTTTGACTGATTGAAAGGAAATGGATAGGGGAAAACTGTAGTAATAGCTTGTTCTCTATTGTTTGATCTATGATATTTTATCATgtcaaattttgaaaatgatacTTACCTTTACAAAGTTGATAGCCCTGGGCGACAAATCGCAggcataaattttttcaaatctcaATCCATCTTCTAATAAAGGATAAATCAAGTTTCCAACACCGCAGCCCACCTCAACGAGACTCCCACCATCCGCTGTCCCAATGTCCAATAATTCTTGGAATTCTCGAGTTGTCCAATGACGATCTTTGAAGAAACTCGTGGTATTTCTTTTGTAGAACAAATCCCAATACTTTCTGGCATCTTTCTCGAGAAGATTTGCACGATGCTCCGGTACTAGTCTGGAGTCTTGAGCCCTCATTTTCTGAAGTTCTTGATCGGTGAGACGCTTGGCCACGTGGCCTACCTCACTCTCCTCCGTACTTTCCATTTATTCTGTAATATTCAACTTTATCATTGATATTCCTTTATTTATTCTACTATAAAAGTACTTGTGTAACCTCGAATACAGTTATTATTGTTTGTTTCTATTTTCTATTCAGACATTTTTGACAAATAATTGCTCGAAGAAGGACTCACCTTGGCATTCAGAAAAGAAATGGCCGATTTTGCGGCGTATTTTTCGGAGCAGCCGAACACTTCTCCCACCACAACTTCTATTAGGTGGGATGAGCTCTCTTTTACCGACAGGCGGACCATCAAAGCAAAACGagaattattcaacaaataatTCTCGAATTAGtgcatttcgaaaaaaaaaagaaaaaaatatttattgcagattattaaaatattatgtaaaattttgattacACATTCAGAAggaaagaagaaaattttgacaattttaaataaattattcaacaattgaaatgttattgtggaaaatttgattgaataCATTCTCTTTTCTCGCATTATctagtaataataatcatcTCGAATTTGTTAAGAGCgtttatttttgaaatcagTTTAACCAACAGATTCCCCAATTGGTATACCTGCTGACAACTCCTGAGCGGGACATTCGATTGAATGAAGTCCCCCTCCAAAAACTGAAAACAGAAATTACAAATGACCGTCAGTAGCAATCACGAACGCAGCAGTGAAACACTGGCCTACCGGAAATGCATCTTCACGGTTTGATACTCGTGTTTTGTCTACTCATCCTTAGTGCGTTTGTTTGTAATTCCGAAAGTACTGGAATAATAGGGGACAGTGGGGAGAGTACGCTGGAGAAATTGGTGAAACTATTTGCGCGACCTGGAGCCTTTAATAGAGTTGATGAAATTTTgggtgaaaattcaattgacgaAGGAATTACTACTGCTTGTCCCAAGGGTGAGGATGGATTGGATTGCCGAAGAGCTGAGGCGAGGAGATCTGTTGATTGTCCAAGTGGTAATTatgagaataattaaaacCGTTCCAATTTTCTAAATctcgaatatttaaaaatagtttaaatattttaagtgGTTAACGGAGGAATTAATTAAGTTCAATTCATTTGAgttcaatatatatatatatagtcaATTAAAACTTTTACACAGTTTTCTGTAATgactataaatttttttatggaaaattgaaagaaaataatttgtgaAGGAACGGTAGAAAAGATTTTCAAAATCACAATGTTTTacgaacaattttttcaactgtggAGATAAAATTGcaactccataaaaaaaatatcgataacaATAAGAATGAGGTTTTGCCGAGAATTTTTGTTCACAATATTACAATGAAATACAGATTCTACCGGTAACTTCCGGCAATTATGAAAAACCGTGGATTTTCCACATACAATACTTCGTCCTTGACAATTGAGCCACTCCCATGATAATGATTTGTTGTGACTATAAAGCGATCACattttaaaagaaataaaaagggATGCAGGGAgagcaaaaaaatgatttgactCTGGTGCAAGTCAGTAACGTGAGTTACGAAGTTGTTTCACACTTTGTTTTCCGGTTATTTAATCAATCTAGTTATTCAATCCCCGTGATCGCAACGTAATAGAgctcattttcttttccacggTATTCGTCAAATCGGAATGAACGCACTCGATTTCAATTGAGAATTGTATTaattggggaaaaattatcaagtaaagATTTCATCTCTTAGTGCaaaattgatgtttttttaaagtgaaaatctattaaaatatctgcaataaaaattatgatactAAGCGATGGTATATAACCGAATAGCCATTTGAATaatgggaattttaatttaccatAAGTCGAggatttatctttttttttaggggATTGTTACTGCTACAGTTGTGCAGTCGCTGGTCCAGAAATGTGGGCGTCTTGCTGCCGTGAAAGCTCAAAATGCTGCTCACACCTAGCAGCCGCCTGTCGCAACTGCGATCATCCCACGTTGATTCCATTCTGTTCCaagcattttaaaaaatgcctCGAGCATCCCAGCGATGTCACGACAATTCGGACCACGTTAGAACGTCCACTAGAGGCTTGAGGGTTTCAAATTGGatcgaatgaaaaaactcGGGGACATTACAAATTCCGAGGGAGTTTCATGTTAAGTTCTGTCGCAAGCACAGGTTTTACGATCTATATCGCTCGTTACGTAATGTAAATTTCCATATAAGATTGACGAGCCTGTTCGACTGGTTGTTGACACGCTGGAAATTTCACTCGACTATCCCACCATCGTCTAAAGATACTCTTGCATTTCTATCGCTCGACAATCAGCAATGTTTTATTCTAATCAAACGATTGTTTTCCGATAATGcagcaaaattattttgttaatgcAAAGTAACGCATTCTTAGTAATTATGATTATATAATAACAATCCCCtaaaatttttcccagaaGCACTCGTTCCCGGGTTAATTCGTCAAAATATTCAGATAtttgtcaataaatatttcttccgTTCGCTCTCAAATTTTAATCATCAATTAGATATTTACTCTCCAACCTTGTTGTAAACATGTCATTGGATCAAGTTAACAAGAAttctaaattcaaaaaaactaaataagcCATAAACATTGCGGAATAAATCAACAGTAATCGAGTACAATCATTGACAagctttatttttttacttttgttttttacttttaatttttgttgttttgtAACATTCAGTTATTTATCTGCTAATCCTAGCGATTCAGAATGAAGGGAACGGGGGAAGGGAGGGGATGAGCAAAGGAGGTGAATATTTCCtcataaatttcattcaatcagTGACGGTGTCAAAGGTTCCAAGAACGAATTTCGgagcaatgaattttcattcatttctgtcatcatatttttaagtctcgcgctctctctctctctcttattattttgttttcatgtTCTATTTGccgaaaaaatgtcaatttttagtCACTTGTGAACACGTGAAAACACATTTTTCCAGTTCTTCGAATCCCCTACGATATcgctaaatatttttttcaccattgATTCAttggattatttaaattattcagttcgagtttgtatttatttttttcatcatgtttTTCCTCTACAGCCCTTAGCACCAATGCAGATCCAGAGGacaaggtaaaaaaaatatattttatttgctTCTTAAAATTCATCGTTGGAACGAATTGGAGTTTTGTGGGGTTTCAACTAGGAGTTACATCGAACTCAGGATCTGccaaaattttctttatctAAAAATTCGCCAAAAACAAtgtatcaacattttttttttccttcaattttgtCTCCATTTGTGATGATAACAGGTTAGTTTGTGACTTGgaacacagaaaaaaaaacacattttcTGCCGTGCAATCCACTTCTCTCTCCTCTCTTCTATTCTATAATTGAGATTTTTATCAGTTCTTCATCATTATTATGTGACTTCAGAAGAGTTAAAATGACGTAAAATACGTTGACAACGTTCAGTTCATATTTTCTCGAGCTCAATTTACCTATTGCGACGTACAAAGAGAGATTGATATTATGCctatgtttttattttaatgtaaTTCTATACGAATTTTATCGAGATTATAGATCTATTATAACTATTTTTTTAGTGAAGTAGGAcgattgttgttttttttaaatcttcacATAATATGAATTTGTCAGCGATCGAATTTGTTGATCATTCATCAGTTACTATTTTTGAGAGATTGATAATTATGgtaataacaaataaatttgt from Diachasmimorpha longicaudata isolate KC_UGA_2023 chromosome 1, iyDiaLong2, whole genome shotgun sequence harbors:
- the LOC135166499 gene encoding tRNA N(3)-methylcytidine methyltransferase METTL6 translates to MESTEESEVGHVAKRLTDQELQKMRAQDSRLVPEHRANLLEKDARKYWDLFYKRNTTSFFKDRHWTTREFQELLDIGTADGGSLVEVGCGVGNLIYPLLEDGLRFEKIYACDLSPRAINFVKGHKLYDPDRIKAFQADVTTDNCFSEITSRVDVATLIFVLSAIHPQKFQFVAKNLFGILKSGGTVLFRDYGLYDMAQLRFRPGNKIADNFYMRQDGTRSYYFSTSEVEEIFQASGFEMVTCMYVQRRTINLKENIDVPRIFVQATFKKP